In Mycoplasma sp. OR1901, the following are encoded in one genomic region:
- a CDS encoding type III pantothenate kinase produces the protein MVNFLNKHNKKRYLVFDIGNSSIKYALYNSSKKLLRYNFQLVSDVENTLALVQVIKQFLKEAIDLEQNLEVILGSVNDKMYFYFVKTLSEYYPNIKPYIIHRSQKFNTDFSNVDINELGIDLIGLCESNDSPNSVTISFGTALTTVIKQNNKLISVAIAPGFYESCLHLFKKIKKLDRKLIEPNLLNDSGTDTPSALNLGFKATVFGYIQYFLEKYPIENYSYTITGNDQIIKQINIKDINWIKTEVMDGYLKIFLNNKFNNI, from the coding sequence ATGGTAAACTTTTTAAACAAACACAACAAAAAGAGATATTTAGTTTTTGATATTGGAAATTCATCTATTAAATACGCTCTTTACAACTCATCTAAAAAATTATTAAGGTATAATTTTCAATTGGTCAGTGATGTTGAAAACACACTTGCATTAGTTCAAGTAATTAAACAATTTTTAAAAGAAGCAATTGATTTGGAACAAAACCTTGAGGTGATATTAGGTTCGGTTAATGACAAAATGTATTTTTATTTTGTGAAAACGCTTTCAGAATACTATCCAAATATTAAACCCTACATAATTCATAGAAGCCAAAAATTTAATACAGATTTTTCAAATGTGGATATTAATGAATTAGGTATTGATTTAATTGGGTTATGTGAATCTAACGATTCACCCAATTCAGTTACTATTAGTTTTGGAACTGCTTTAACTACAGTTATAAAACAAAATAATAAATTAATTTCAGTAGCTATTGCACCTGGATTTTACGAATCTTGCTTACACTTATTTAAAAAAATTAAAAAACTTGATAGAAAACTTATTGAACCCAATTTATTAAATGACTCCGGAACCGATACTCCTTCAGCTTTAAATTTAGGTTTTAAAGCCACTGTTTTTGGGTATATTCAATATTTTTTAGAAAAATATCCGATTGAAAATTATTCTTATACTATTACAGGTAATGATCAAATAATAAAACAAATTAATATTAAAGATATTAATTGAATTAAAACAGAAGTTATGGATGGTTATTTAAAAATATTTTTAAATAATAAATTTAATAACATTTAG
- a CDS encoding phosphotransferase — protein MKKINIGFTNESFINDNGDFYQIKKYNWFNHKIDYKLLEKFDFVPKLVDDTPKCLEWQWIEGKNPEFTKEDLEVIADNLKTLHDSELKFPKSNHSARVKKYRQILKEKKIKIDVLDKYYKRINLILSKSQHNRPLHNDLYTANIIKRAKDNKIFFIDWEYASMGDKHFDLAYFITGSFLTKEQEEIFLNRYESYWEEYLIQQKILIYYLIILWINVQEVKPFDDQPSILKLEETVKEFEYKKANDLFKK, from the coding sequence ATGAAGAAAATTAACATAGGTTTTACAAACGAATCATTCATTAATGATAATGGTGATTTCTATCAAATAAAAAAATACAACTGATTTAATCATAAAATTGATTACAAATTATTGGAAAAATTTGATTTTGTTCCTAAACTAGTGGATGACACGCCAAAATGTTTAGAATGACAATGAATTGAAGGTAAAAATCCTGAATTCACAAAAGAGGATTTAGAAGTAATTGCTGATAATTTAAAAACATTACATGATTCAGAATTAAAATTTCCAAAATCAAATCACTCCGCAAGAGTTAAAAAATATCGTCAAATATTAAAAGAAAAAAAAATTAAAATTGATGTTTTAGATAAATACTACAAACGTATTAATTTAATTTTATCTAAGAGTCAACATAATAGACCGTTACATAATGATTTATACACAGCTAATATAATAAAAAGAGCAAAAGATAATAAAATATTCTTCATAGATTGAGAATACGCATCAATGGGTGATAAACACTTTGATTTAGCCTACTTTATAACAGGTTCTTTCCTAACAAAAGAACAAGAAGAAATATTTTTAAATAGATATGAATCATATTGAGAAGAATACCTAATACAACAAAAAATATTAATTTATTATTTAATAATATTATGAATTAATGTTCAAGAAGTAAAACCTTTTGACGATCAACCATCAATTTTAAAATTAGAAGAAACAGTTAAAGAATTTGAATACAAAAAAGCAAACGACTTATTTAAGAAATAA
- a CDS encoding FMN-dependent NADH-azoreductase encodes MKKVLFLDGAFFTNEGSYTTTLLNEFEKVLDNVERVNLSGSEFDKTSLSQTNIATYWADVNSDKWINKLKETDLLVLSSTVVNFNVPTLVKNFIDAIAVADKTFSYKLSKDGNPVGLLNNLNVVIVSSQGGPKSPNKESIQNQWLRSAFKFVGAKSINFIEVYGTKVPGMLDSDTVAYAKSRVAEFKEIVDKL; translated from the coding sequence ATGAAAAAAGTATTATTTTTAGATGGTGCATTCTTCACAAACGAAGGGTCATATACAACAACATTATTAAACGAATTTGAAAAAGTTTTAGACAACGTAGAGAGGGTTAATTTATCTGGTTCAGAATTTGATAAAACAAGCTTATCACAAACAAATATTGCAACATATTGAGCAGATGTAAATTCAGACAAATGAATTAACAAATTAAAAGAAACAGATTTATTAGTATTATCATCAACAGTTGTTAACTTTAACGTTCCTACATTAGTTAAAAACTTTATTGATGCTATTGCGGTTGCTGACAAAACATTCTCATACAAATTATCAAAAGACGGAAACCCTGTTGGTTTATTAAACAACTTAAATGTTGTTATTGTTAGTTCACAAGGTGGACCAAAATCTCCTAATAAAGAATCAATTCAAAATCAATGATTACGTTCAGCATTCAAATTTGTTGGTGCTAAATCAATCAACTTTATTGAAGTTTACGGTACAAAAGTTCCAGGTATGCTTGATTCTGACACAGTTGCTTACGCAAAATCACGTGTTGCAGAATTCAAAGAAATTGTTGATAAATTATAA
- a CDS encoding DnaJ C-terminal domain-containing protein: MSKKDYYETLGVKKDATQAEIKSAYRSLAKKYHPDKLKDGTSDQKMHEINEAYEILSNDEKRKIYDQYGADAAQGRAGAGGFNQGDFSGFGGFGGFEDIFENIFGGGFGSRKSRRNSNEPRKGSDKQAYKTISFMEAFNGVQFKEKLSKYELCLQCSGTGAKDKNSFKTCSTCNGSGTETKQYNSIFGRQIQKVVCSTCNGSGKMITEKCTLCNGEKYTKTTKVVNISIPKGASNNLVIKAEGFGDKGHNGGQPGDLYLQVYVQEHPYFKRDGLDLYLNFDVSFIDVFMENEVDVPTPHGTTRIKLKKTYSNGKIIKIPGKGMMTSSRTGDLRIQINIIVPDLGRTDNKKVNKLFEEIKDKTNSEFVKSVNHTLK, from the coding sequence ATGAGTAAAAAAGATTATTATGAAACACTAGGTGTAAAAAAAGATGCAACACAAGCAGAGATTAAATCTGCATACAGAAGCTTAGCTAAAAAATACCATCCAGATAAATTAAAAGATGGCACAAGCGATCAAAAAATGCATGAAATAAATGAAGCCTACGAAATTCTTTCAAATGATGAAAAAAGAAAAATATACGATCAGTATGGAGCCGATGCTGCTCAAGGTAGAGCTGGAGCAGGCGGATTCAATCAAGGTGATTTTAGTGGATTTGGTGGCTTCGGAGGATTTGAAGACATTTTCGAAAATATTTTCGGCGGTGGATTTGGTTCTAGAAAAAGTCGTAGAAATAGTAATGAACCTAGAAAAGGAAGTGACAAACAAGCTTATAAAACAATAAGTTTTATGGAGGCTTTCAACGGTGTTCAATTTAAAGAAAAATTAAGTAAGTATGAACTGTGTTTACAATGTTCTGGAACAGGCGCAAAAGATAAAAATTCCTTTAAAACATGTTCTACATGTAATGGTTCAGGTACTGAGACAAAACAATACAACTCAATATTTGGAAGACAAATTCAAAAAGTTGTTTGTTCAACATGTAATGGTAGCGGTAAAATGATAACCGAAAAATGTACATTATGTAATGGAGAAAAATATACTAAAACTACAAAAGTTGTTAATATTTCAATTCCAAAAGGTGCTTCAAATAACCTTGTTATCAAGGCTGAAGGTTTTGGAGACAAAGGTCATAATGGTGGTCAACCCGGTGATTTATACTTACAAGTGTATGTTCAAGAGCATCCATATTTTAAACGTGATGGTTTAGATTTATATCTTAATTTTGATGTATCGTTTATAGATGTGTTTATGGAAAATGAAGTGGATGTACCAACTCCGCATGGAACAACTAGAATCAAATTGAAAAAAACATATTCAAACGGTAAAATTATTAAAATACCAGGCAAAGGTATGATGACATCATCAAGAACAGGTGATTTAAGAATTCAAATTAATATTATTGTTCCTGACCTTGGTAGAACTGATAATAAAAAAGTTAACAAACTTTTTGAAGAAATAAAAGATAAAACAAATTCTGAGTTTGTTAAATCAGTAAATCATACTTTAAAATAA
- the msrB gene encoding peptide-methionine (R)-S-oxide reductase MsrB yields the protein MDKKLDHLNELQYKVTQEGYTERPFDNLYDQHFEKGIYVDIVDGTPLFISTDKFDSGCGWPAFSKPISGEIIKELEDNSHNMQRIEVKSKNADSHLGHVFNDGPKELGGLRYCINSASLKFIPFDQMDQEGYSEYKKYVK from the coding sequence ATGGATAAAAAACTAGATCACTTAAATGAATTGCAATATAAAGTAACTCAAGAAGGATATACAGAAAGACCATTTGATAATCTATACGATCAACATTTTGAAAAAGGTATATATGTTGATATAGTTGACGGAACACCACTTTTTATTTCAACCGATAAATTTGATTCAGGTTGTGGTTGACCAGCATTTAGTAAACCTATTAGTGGTGAAATTATTAAAGAATTAGAAGATAATTCACATAACATGCAACGTATAGAAGTAAAATCAAAAAATGCCGATTCACATTTAGGTCACGTTTTTAATGATGGACCAAAAGAATTGGGCGGATTAAGATACTGTATCAATTCTGCGTCACTTAAATTTATCCCTTTTGACCAAATGGATCAAGAAGGTTATTCAGAATACAAAAAATATGTTAAATAA
- a CDS encoding type IIA DNA topoisomerase subunit B — MIKNQYDANSITKLEGLDPVRKRPGMYIGGTDVSGLHHLVWEIVDNAIDESLSGFANHIKVILRKDGSVLVSDNGRGIPVDKKKGDTKTAVEIVFTDLHAGGKFNSGTYKTAGGLHGVGSTVVNALSNKLIATISRDKKVYRTVFEQDKIIERTHVIGTSKENGTTVEFWPDYNIFKKAKLNIHTISERLQESAFLVSDLKIEVSDEESGFHEVYQYNSGIKSFLNFINDGKQYLTNPASFKEEKKNIEVEFGFQWTDSYSNVILSFVNNVKTRDGGTHIKGLERGLLKIINEYAQKEGYLKNKANFELNDIKEGWTCVLSVKIPENLLEFVGQTKDKLGTPEAMSVVEDIVYRNIGLWLYENKFQMNRVLDKIKNAYEIRLQQRKLKDDARVSKKKLKEKSVISDKLTPATSNKSSEKELFLVEGDSAGGSAKSGRDRKFQAILPLRGKVINAEKSQALDLLKNAEIITIINAIGAGFGNDFDVSKSNYNKVIIMTDADTDGSHIQILLLTFFYRFMKPLVEKGMVYIAIPPLYKVTNKTKKTIEYAWDDDDLNRIIEKQKNIELQRYKGLGEMNADQLWDTTMNPETRTLIKVTIDDASLAERRVSTFMGKDASKRKVWIDNNVDFTQEDIQFIEKIKNIQ; from the coding sequence ATGATAAAAAATCAGTATGACGCAAATAGTATAACAAAATTAGAAGGTCTCGACCCCGTTAGAAAACGTCCAGGTATGTATATTGGTGGTACCGATGTTTCGGGTTTACACCATTTAGTTTGAGAAATAGTTGATAACGCAATTGACGAATCACTTTCAGGTTTTGCTAACCACATTAAAGTAATTTTACGTAAAGATGGTTCAGTTTTAGTTTCAGATAATGGTAGAGGTATCCCTGTTGATAAGAAAAAAGGTGATACTAAGACTGCTGTAGAAATTGTCTTTACAGACTTGCACGCAGGTGGAAAATTCAATTCTGGAACTTATAAAACTGCCGGTGGTCTACACGGTGTTGGTTCAACAGTTGTTAACGCACTATCAAACAAATTAATTGCAACAATTTCAAGAGATAAAAAGGTTTATAGAACCGTTTTTGAACAAGATAAAATTATCGAAAGAACCCATGTTATAGGGACTTCAAAAGAAAATGGTACAACCGTTGAATTCTGACCTGATTATAACATTTTCAAAAAAGCTAAATTAAACATCCACACAATCTCAGAAAGATTGCAAGAAAGTGCGTTTTTAGTTTCGGACTTAAAAATTGAAGTATCAGACGAAGAATCAGGATTTCATGAAGTATATCAATACAATAGTGGTATTAAATCATTCCTTAATTTTATTAATGACGGAAAACAATATTTAACAAATCCTGCTTCATTTAAGGAAGAAAAGAAAAATATAGAAGTTGAATTTGGTTTCCAATGAACCGATTCATACTCAAATGTTATATTAAGTTTTGTTAATAATGTTAAAACTAGAGATGGTGGTACACATATCAAAGGACTCGAAAGAGGTCTTTTAAAAATAATTAATGAATACGCTCAAAAAGAAGGATACTTAAAAAATAAAGCCAATTTTGAATTAAATGACATCAAAGAAGGTTGAACTTGTGTTTTATCAGTTAAAATACCAGAAAACCTTCTTGAATTCGTTGGTCAAACAAAAGATAAATTAGGTACTCCTGAAGCAATGAGTGTTGTAGAAGATATTGTATATAGAAATATTGGTTTATGACTTTATGAAAATAAATTCCAAATGAACCGTGTTCTAGATAAAATTAAGAACGCTTACGAAATAAGATTGCAACAACGTAAATTAAAAGATGACGCAAGAGTTTCAAAGAAAAAACTTAAAGAAAAAAGTGTTATTAGTGATAAATTAACACCTGCTACTTCAAACAAATCATCTGAAAAAGAACTATTCTTAGTCGAAGGTGATTCTGCTGGTGGTTCAGCAAAAAGTGGTAGAGATCGTAAGTTTCAAGCTATTTTACCACTTCGTGGTAAAGTAATTAATGCTGAAAAAAGTCAAGCACTAGATTTACTTAAAAACGCTGAAATTATTACTATAATCAACGCAATTGGTGCTGGTTTTGGTAACGATTTTGATGTATCAAAATCTAACTATAATAAAGTTATTATAATGACCGATGCTGATACCGACGGTTCACATATTCAAATATTATTATTAACTTTCTTCTATCGTTTTATGAAACCATTAGTTGAAAAAGGGATGGTTTACATAGCAATTCCGCCGCTATATAAGGTTACAAATAAAACTAAAAAAACTATCGAATACGCATGAGACGACGATGATTTAAATAGAATAATAGAAAAACAAAAAAACATTGAATTACAAAGATATAAAGGTCTTGGTGAAATGAACGCTGACCAATTGTGAGATACAACAATGAATCCAGAAACACGTACATTAATAAAAGTTACAATCGATGATGCTAGTTTAGCAGAAAGAAGAGTAAGTACTTTTATGGGTAAAGATGCTTCAAAACGTAAGGTTTGAATTGATAATAACGTTGATTTCACACAAGAAGATATTCAATTTATTGAAAAAATTAAAAACATACAATAA